The DNA sequence gaggaagataaaCTCATTGGGGCGATGCTGAAGAAGAAAGGTAGGGGAGGGACTCTGTGGTGCGGCTGTAGGTTCTCTAACACCCGGTGAtgccatgtttgtgttgtggCCCCAGAGTTCCACAAGGATCCACACGGGGAGCAGtcgcagaagaagaaagtggcCAAGTTCAAACCCATTAAGGTGCTGAAGAGGCTGAGTCATAAAGGAGAACCGGGCAAAAGCCCCGACAAGGACAAAACACCGTAGCGTGCGAAGATTCTCCTCCACGAGGACgtgaggaggaccaggaccagaTCTCTTCGTGAGGGACGCGGACCACATCTGACTTcagcaaatatttaattttaaggACTCTTGTTTTTAAGAACTGTCATGTTTGTGGCCTCCCTGGAAGGTTGAGAATGGAACGTTATCCTTGTTGACACGGAAGAATCTGATTTAGGACCAGCTAGTGAGAGCGTCCACGACGGCTAACACCGCTAACGGTGGCTTTTCCTCCTTAATTCCAAAGATGGATGAAATTTGGCGGCTCTTGTGGTCcaaatgttaaaaacaagaAGCGTTAAACTATTCAGTCAACGACCTACCTAAGCTCTTAGCTGCTCTGTTAAGCGTCTCGCTTCTTTCTTTATGTTTCTTCAGCGATATATTCCGATCGAGGGAGCCTTTCTCATCTCCCGGTGAAGATTGAAGTTGGATTACTAACTGTATTAGTACTAATGGTTACAAATGCAATAAtaagtattttaaaaaaactgacAGTATTTTAACAGGTTAGAACGTAACTGACGGATGAAACCTAAATATGCAGTCGTTAAtttatattttccttttatGCCTCCGGGGTTTTTTCCATGGTTTGCCTTAAAATCTGTTTCTGCGAGTGCCATTTATTGAGCTCGGCGGTGCGTCGAAGCTTATGTAAGCGTCACTATGTTTACTGGTTCCTTCAGGATTGTCTGTCCATtttaaatggtgtgtgtgtgtgtgtgtgtgtgtgtgtgtgcgtcagctCTGTGCCCGTGCAGCTAAAAACTAGGGCTTCCATCGGGCCCTATTCCAGACATCCGATATCTGGAATCTTCCTAAAAACAGGATCCGGATGCTGGGAGAGGCTGTGACGTGTGGGTGGTCCATGTCTTCTGTCAGGTTCCTGCTTCCAGTAAATTCTTGATGAACTGTACATCACTGGTTGGTTCCGTAGTCGTTCCTCTCCTCAGATTCTGTTGCATCCTTCTGGAAACTGCTTCttttctccagcatctccagttCTTGGATTTTCTGTGAGATCGCAGCTTTAGTAATCTGAATAAAGGGGGTTTTACAGCCCCGCTGAGGAAGCCAGGTGTGGGAGGACTGGGTTTTACCTGAGAAATCTCcgtggtgatgatgttgatgtaTTTCTTTCCCTGGCCCAGAGAGGCCATGTCGGCCAAAAACCGTCTCCTCTCCTCGATCTCACCCAGAACTGCAAAAGAAAATCGGGCTTTTCAGGGATGAATGCCTCGACAGGGGAAATCATCTTAGCAGAATTACATACCCTCCTGAAACCTGTCCCCGCCCCCCGTGTCTGGGTCGGGACCCCTGCCTGAAGACACCGGCGCCGGCTCCTCCTGACCTGTCGACATGATATTCTGAAGccgccttttctctttctcGACGTCTCCTAAAAAGAGGGAGGAACATTTAAATTTACGAGCGCTTCGGCAGGACGGCCACAGCTTTGGGAACCTACTTGTGGGACCGGGACAGAACCTTTCCCTGACATAAGCGTCCCCACGGCGACAGGCCTCGGCGCTGCGTCTCTGCGGCCTGGCTGACGGGCGCCTCTGGACAGTTTTAGGTTCACGAGGGGGAGCAGGCAaaggggggtcaaaggtcagcggtAGGGCTGTTCCTTCTGCAAATGGAGCAACAGTCAGGTGACTTTTACCATTAACAGATGCATTCTTAATGCTTTTATGTATAAAAAtactaaaaataataatgcaAACCTACTTTGGAGGCAGTCGGTGATCCGTCTTTTCTGAAGGTGGGTAAGCCTGGATTCCTGCATCATTACTGAAACCAGGTGAGAGAATAAGCACAGTTTcagccccctcacacacacacacacacacacacacgttcatctCCTTTATGGTTGCTCACATTTCAGCATGTCCTGCGTGTCCTTGCTGTACTGTCTGGGTCCCGGCATGTTCCACAGCCCTCCCCTCACCCGGTTCCGCGAGGCCTCCatctgcagaaggttctccttAAAATCCATTTGGACTTACGAACCCTGAAACCGATGTTTGCCGatgttctttgtgttttttttctcccttgaGCAGCTCAGACGCTCACATTTGACGCCCCCATTGGAAAAGCTCGAAAACTGGCTTCCATGACTCGACCAAACCAAGACAAGTGCCTTAATGTGACCGCTACACTGACTTGAGAAGCATTTAAGGTCCGAAATTTTTCGTGCTTACCTTTGACGTTTCAGACTCCGGTGCGACACTCTGGTGTCATAGCAACCAGCAGCTTCAGAACTTCCGCCGTATAATCAGTATAATCAAATCAATTTCGCCTTCCAAATTTATCCGTCAGAGTATTTCTAATTGAATGatagaataaaacaataattaaaaaaaaaaaaacacttgccACTTACGTACTTTTTGCTGGAGGGCGTAGCGCGCATAATCtcggccactagatggcggtaAAGAAACGCATGATTAATTAACGTCATGTGAAAATAAAAGGCACCGCGTTAattatcttttttctttttttttagaacaaaaAGCACTTTTTCTTTATGGTAAATCATATTGCTTAGCCTAAAGAAACCGACGTTGACACGGAGAAATTAAAGGGACACTGACGGTAAAGAAAACTAACGACAATTTCCCACTTTTCCCACTATAAAACGTGACATTATTAAGACTGGACGCTCATTGTGGATCgagtttatttttcatttgaaatatatatatgtattaaaagaaaaaaattatatagAATACATTAATATACAGAATACATAAAAGTATTTATAAAAATTCGAAAAAAGGAGTAGGGAGAAGTAAAAACACCCCTTATTACTGCGTCGTATAAAAGTATACATATTTACGTTGTACATATCTATACGACTACATTATACAAAAACATACACTAGAAAACACATACCATATAAACCATACAAATATATTATATACAAACACAAACTATATACTGTTTAGTGATTTTTTTCTATATAGTAAATGTACATAATATCAATATAGTCATAATACATATCCTACATAATCATCTCTAAACTGTCCCTAtccacatatacatacatatatacattacATACATATCCATTTAAATATAAGATTTATACCTACCATATGTACAAATATATAGCAGATACTAATCAAAtgatttaattgttttttgTATCTTTTTTTGCTGTCAGACTTATATTTGTACTTTGTTTTAACTCCATATCCAAATTGTTCCATAAATTCCCCCCACAGCTTCATATGCAGAGTTTTTCATAGCTGTTTGCACTCTTTTTTTTAGTAAACATAATAAATGAGTTCCCCTTAGATCATAACCCCGCTCTCTTTCTGCAAACATTTCCCAGATATTTCTGGGCAGTAGATTATTGTTcagtgttgttttgtttcttaCGGATGTAGTTGAGTCTCTGTCCATGAGTGGACACGAGTGTTTCAGCCTGTGCAGGGGATGTTTTGTCATCCTTCTTTTATCAGTGGCTGGCTCATCACTGGggatcagcagcagccagagctcCATTATCTGTGGGGAGACAGCAGTCTGCCTTTGCCCCCTGTCAGCAGATAAACAGCAGCCAGACCATAATCACCTTTCACACACAGGCCTTCTAAGAAGCCATAGATGCGTCCTCAAAAGATATAGAGGACAAGACCAAGAACTTTAGGGGGGAAAATAAAACTCATCGGTTAAA is a window from the Takifugu rubripes chromosome 17, fTakRub1.2, whole genome shotgun sequence genome containing:
- the c17h22orf23 gene encoding UPF0193 protein EVG1 isoform X1; the encoded protein is MDFKENLLQMEASRNRVRGGLWNMPGPRQYSKDTQDMLKLMMQESRLTHLQKRRITDCLQKGTALPLTFDPPLPAPPREPKTVQRRPSARPQRRSAEACRRGDAYVRERFCPGPTRDVEKEKRRLQNIMSTGQEEPAPVSSGRGPDPDTGGGDRFQEVLGEIEERRRFLADMASLGQGKKYINIITTEISQKIQELEMLEKRSSFQKDATESEERNDYGTNQ
- the c17h22orf23 gene encoding UPF0193 protein EVG1 isoform X2: MEASRNRVRGGLWNMPGPRQYSKDTQDMLKLMMQESRLTHLQKRRITDCLQKGTALPLTFDPPLPAPPREPKTVQRRPSARPQRRSAEACRRGDAYVRERFCPGPTRDVEKEKRRLQNIMSTGQEEPAPVSSGRGPDPDTGGGDRFQEVLGEIEERRRFLADMASLGQGKKYINIITTEISQKIQELEMLEKRSSFQKDATESEERNDYGTNQ